A single Lactuca sativa cultivar Salinas chromosome 8, Lsat_Salinas_v11, whole genome shotgun sequence DNA region contains:
- the LOC111878061 gene encoding uncharacterized protein LOC111878061 — MLEQLLIFTRGGLILWTCKELGNALRGSPIDTLIRSCLLEERSGAASYNYDVPGVSYTLKWTFHNELGLVFVAVYQKILHLLYVDDLLAMVKREFSEIYDPKRTAYDDFDETFRQLRKEAEARVEEMKKSKQVVSKQVSNLGKKQGQMQKSGFEGGNKKKSGGGESGKDGSDGDNVKTVTMENGHSNGEIESRGRVNGKENGDSNTNGGAFDVNKLQKLRSKGGKKTNNPVVNKVSKEEPKKKPAKKNRVWDDSPKETKLDFTDPGSENGDSFMAVQQVVEGESMMDKDEIVSSDSESEEDDDEAETDKKVDSKKKGWFSSMFQSIAGKANLEKADLEPALKALKDRLMTKNVAEEIAEKLCESVAVSLVGKKLASFTRVSSTVQAAMEDALVRILTPRRSIDILRDVHVSKEQRKPYVVVFVGVNGVGKSTNLAKVAYWLQQHDINVMMAACDTFRSGAVEQLRTHARRLQIPIFEKGYEKDPAIVAKEAIQEATRNGSDVVLVDTAGRMQDNEPLMRALSKLIYVNSPDLVLFVGEALVGNDAVDQLSKFNQKLADLSPSPTPRLIDGILLTKFDTIDDKVGAALSMVYISGAPVMFVGCGQSYTDLKKLNVKSIVKTLLK; from the exons ATGTTAGAGCAGTTACTGATCTTCACCAGAGGGGGGTTGATCCTCTGGACATGTAAAGAGCTTGGAAACGCTCTAAGAGGATCACCAATTGACACCTTAATTCGATCCTGCCTTTTGGAGGAACGATCTGGTGCAGCTTCATACAACTATGATGTACCTGGGGTTTCATATACTCTCAAATGGACATTCCACAATGAGCTCGGCCTTGTGTTTGTTGCTGTGTATCAAAAGATTCTCCATCTTTTATACGTGGATGACCTTCTTGCTATGGTGAAACGAGAGTTCTCTGAAATCTATGATCCCAAAAGAACAGCGTATGATGattttgatgaaacatttagacAACTCAGGAAGGAAGCAGAAGCACGTGTTGAAGAGATGAAGAAATCGAAGCAGGTGGTGAGTAAGCAAGTAAGTAATTTAGGGAAAAAGCAAGGGCAAATGCAAAAATCTGGATTTGAAGGAGGTAATAAAAAAAAGAGTGGTGGTGGGGAGTCTGGTAAAGATGGTTCTGATGGGGATAATGTAAAAACTGTTACAATGGAAAATGGTCATTCCAATGGGGAAATAGAGAGTAGGGGTAGAGTCAATGGTAAAGAAAATGGTGATAGTAATACTAATGGAGGGGCGTTTGATGTAAATAAGTTACAGAAGCTTCGTTCTAAAGGTGGGAAGAAAACTAATAACCCTGTTGTTAACAAGGTTTCCAAAGAGGAACCAAAGAAAAAACCTGCAAAAAAGAATAGAGTTTGGGATGATTCACCCAAAGAAACCAAGTTGGATTTCACAGATCCTGGGAGTGAAAATGGTGATAGTTTCATGGCTGTTCAACAAGTTGTTGAAGGTGAGAGTATGATGGACAAAGATGAGATTGTCAGCAGTGACAGTGaaagtgaagaagatgatgatgaagcaGAGACAGATAAGAAAGTTGATTCAAAGAAGAAAGGATGGTTTTCATCCATGTTCCAAAG CATTGCTGGGAAGGCAAATTTGGAGAAGGCAGATCTTGAACCAGCTTTGAAGGCTCTAAAAGACAGACTTATGACCAAGAATGTG GCTGAAGAGATTGCTGAGAAACTTTGCGAGTCTGTAGCCGTCAGCCTGGTGGGGAAAAAGCTTGCTTCTTTTACAAGGGTATCATCAACAGTGCAG GCTGCAATGGAAGATGCTCTTGTTCGCATCTTGACTCCAAGGCGTTCTATTGACATTCTGAGGGATGTTCATGTTTCCAAGGAACAAAGGAAACCATATGTTGTAGTGTTTGTTGGAGTCAACGGAGTTGGAAAGTCAACCAATCTTGCCAag GTGGCTTACTGGCTTCAACAGCATGACATCAATGTAATGATGGCTGCATGTGACACTTTCCGTTCAGGGGCAGTTGAACAGCTTCGCACTCATGCCCGTAGGCTCCAG ATCCCTATATTTGAAAAGGGGTACGAGAAAGACCCTGCAATTGTTGCTAAAGAAGCAATTCAGGAAGCTACACGGAATGGATCAGATGTTGTTCTTGTTGACACAGCTGGTCGGATGCAG GACAATGAACCTTTGATGCGTGCGCTATCGAAGCTTATATATGTGAACAGTCCggatttggtgctttttgtgGGGGAAGCACTGGTGGGGAATGATGCGGTGGATCAACTCTCCAAGTTTAATCAGAAACTAGCTGACCTGTCACCCTCACCTACCCCCAGGTTGATCGATGGGATCTTGCTTACAAAGTTTGATACCATAGATGATAAG GTTGGAGCTGCACTATCGATGGTTTACATATCGGGAGCACCTGTGATGTTTGTAGGGTGTGGACAGTCTTATACAGACCTCAAAAAGCTCAATGTTAAGTCCATTGTCAAGACCCTGCTTAAATGA